The DNA window GCCTGCCTCGAGGTCTGCAACGACGGCATCGACAACGATGGCGACGGCGAGGTCGACTGCTTCGATCTCACCTGCGCCAGAAGCAACTTCTGCCGGGAGATCTGCGACGACGGCATCGACAACGACGGCGACGGCCAGGTCGACTGCGCCGACCTGTATTGCTACCGCAACAACGACTGCCGCGAGACCTGCTGGGACGACACCGCCGACGACAACGACAACGGCCTCTCGGGCTGCTTCGACTTCCAGTGCACCGACTTCGGTGGCTGCTTCGAGATCTGCAACGACGGCATCGACAACGACGGCGACGGCGACACCGACTGCGAGGACATGCGCTGCTGGACCCACGCACGCTGCCAGGAAGACTGCACCGACGGCCGCGACGACAACAACAACGGCCACATCGACTGCCAGGACGTCTCCTGCTTCAACCACCCCGCCTGTCGGCCCTGAAGCTCCCCGAGGGCGGCCCGCCGACGCTTCGCAGCGGGTTCGAGCCCGAAGGCGCCCGTCGAGACGACACGGGGGCCCCCTCCCCGCTCCCTGGCCCCCCCATCTCACCGCGATAGATCCGCGCGATACGGCGCCGGGACGCCACCAGCGCGCTGTCGAACCGGCCGAGCGCCCTTCCCACGAGGCCGGGCTGCTTGTCGGCCAGCCCGGCGAGCACCGCACAGTCGCGCCGGACCTCCACATCCACCAGCGCCCGCGTGAGGCGCAGGTGCAGCGCCCCCAGACCGAGCCCACGCCAGGGCGGAACCGACGCATAGGCCAGCGACACGATCTCCGTCTCCTCCGGCCCCAGCGGGTTGAAGAAGACGGCGATGCGGAGCGCGTCACCTGCGCGCTCACCCGTCACCGGATCGAGCCAGTACTGGTCGTACACGCAATGGACCGGCGAGAAGCGCGTGATCCAGGAATCCACGAAGCGCGCCTCGTCCGGGATGCCGAACAGCGCCTGGATCACACGCGGCAGCTTGCGCTGAGGGCCCTCGTTGTGGACGTGGACCGCCTCGTCGGTCATCGCCACCCGCGTCTCGACCTCGGCCATCCTGCCCGCTGGATAGCCCAGCAACAGGTGGGTCGAGGGCGTGTGCTCCACCTCGGTGAAGTTGTCGAGCACCACCTCCAGGGGCGCCTGCGCCCGGTGGCTCAGACGACCGACCTCGAACCAGCCGTCCACCTCCAGGTAAGGGAACGAAGCCGTCACCCCTGCGCGCTTCACCCAGATCATCCCGTGGCGCTCCGCCACATCGTACCGTCGCGCGCACGGCCGCATCGCCGGCGTCCCCGGGCTCTCCCCCCGCCCCTCCGCCGACCAGCGCCACCCGTGGTACGAGCACACCAGGCGCGCCCCCTCCACCCGCCCCAGGCTGAGACGCATCCCGCGGTGGGGACAGCGATCCTCGAGCGCCCCCAGGGCACCATCCTCGGCGCGGAACAGCACGATCTCGTGCCCCGCGAGCCTCACCCCCACAGGCCGCGTGCGCAGCGCATCGCTACGGAGGACGGGGTGCCAGTGATCGATCTCGCCCATGCTCAGCGCCTCCCCTCTCTCACACCGCAGACACCCGCCCCCCCACCGCCTCGCCCCCCCGAGCGCGACGAGGTCCCGGCCTCCCCGCCCCCAGAAGCTCCGCGATGTGCTCCGCAACCTGCGGTGCCTCCCGCGCAATGTCGAGGAGCGTGCCGGCTCGTGGCTTGCAGTAGCCCACGAAGAACAGCCCTGGAGCCTCCGCCGGCGCGCTCTGCCAGCGTGGCCGCCCCCCGGCGTCCGTGTAGCGCTCGGCGCCGTCGAGAAACTCGGACAGCCCTGCGCGGTAGCCAGTCGCCAGCACGACCGCATCGAAACGCAGCGCCCGACCATCGGAGAACACCACCCCCGCCTCGGTGAAGGCCTGCGGCGCAGGCACCACCTCGATGTGGCGCTGCTTGATCATCGCCGCGGTGCCGACGTCGAGGAGCGGCGCACGACCGCCCTTCTGCACATGCGTGGCCAGCCCCTCCTCGGGCACCCTCAGACCATGGGGCGAGAGATCCCCCAGCGCCTTGCGCTGGATCATCGCGGCCAGGCGGTCCGAGAGGACCAGCGGGAGGTGGCGGAAGACATACGCCGCCTGCACCTGCGCCGGAACGCTCCGGTAATCCCGAGGCATCACGTGCACCGGACCGCGCACCGCGATCGTGGGTCGCGCTCCGTGCTCGAAAAGATCGAGCGCGATCTCGCTGCCCGAGTTGCCCATGCCCACCACGAGGACACGCTGACCACGAAAAGACGCGCCCGACCGATAGATCGCGCTGTGGAGGATCCGGCCCCCGAAGCGCACCTGCCCTGGCCACGAAGGCGCCACAGGGACACGGTTGAACCCCGTGGCGACGACCAGCGCCCGGCTCCGTCGCGTCTTCCCAGGGGTGCGCACCACCCAGCGCTCACCATCGCGCAGCGCGCGGATCACGCGCTCGGAGAGGCACGGACCGAGCTGAAACCGCTCGGCGTAGCGCTCCAGGTAGCTCACCATCTGGGCGCGCGACGGGTACAGCGGCGCGTTCTCTGGCCAGGGCATCCCGGGCAGCCCCGAGAGCTGCTTCACGGTGTGCAGGTGCAGGCGATCGTAGTGTCTCCGCCAGCTCGCGCCGACCGCCTCCGCCTGGTCGAGCAGGACGAACGGTATCCGCCGCTCACGCAGGCAAGCGCCCACGGCGAGACCGGAAGGACCGGCCCCCACCACGATCGCCCCCACCTCCTCGACCATCCATCACCGTAGCGCGGGGCGACACACGAGCCACCCGAGCCGTTCGACTACGGGATGTCGTACGTCAACAGCCGACACTCGATCGCTCCGTTCCACACGGAGAGCGAGCGCGGTTCAGGCACCGGAGGCTCAGGGAGCCGCTGCGCCATCGCGTACTCGATGCCCGGCGTCCCGGAGAGAATCGCCACGCGGTGACCCCGCAGCCGACGGAACACGCGGGCCATCTCGCGGTACAGCGCCTGTCCCCCCACGAGGCGCTCGCCATACGGTGGATTGACGAGCACGTGCCCTGGCGGC is part of the Chondromyces crocatus genome and encodes:
- a CDS encoding Rieske 2Fe-2S domain-containing protein, whose translation is MGEIDHWHPVLRSDALRTRPVGVRLAGHEIVLFRAEDGALGALEDRCPHRGMRLSLGRVEGARLVCSYHGWRWSAEGRGESPGTPAMRPCARRYDVAERHGMIWVKRAGVTASFPYLEVDGWFEVGRLSHRAQAPLEVVLDNFTEVEHTPSTHLLLGYPAGRMAEVETRVAMTDEAVHVHNEGPQRKLPRVIQALFGIPDEARFVDSWITRFSPVHCVYDQYWLDPVTGERAGDALRIAVFFNPLGPEETEIVSLAYASVPPWRGLGLGALHLRLTRALVDVEVRRDCAVLAGLADKQPGLVGRALGRFDSALVASRRRIARIYRGEMGGPGSGEGAPVSSRRAPSGSNPLRSVGGPPSGSFRADRRGG
- a CDS encoding flavin-containing monooxygenase; translated protein: MVEEVGAIVVGAGPSGLAVGACLRERRIPFVLLDQAEAVGASWRRHYDRLHLHTVKQLSGLPGMPWPENAPLYPSRAQMVSYLERYAERFQLGPCLSERVIRALRDGERWVVRTPGKTRRSRALVVATGFNRVPVAPSWPGQVRFGGRILHSAIYRSGASFRGQRVLVVGMGNSGSEIALDLFEHGARPTIAVRGPVHVMPRDYRSVPAQVQAAYVFRHLPLVLSDRLAAMIQRKALGDLSPHGLRVPEEGLATHVQKGGRAPLLDVGTAAMIKQRHIEVVPAPQAFTEAGVVFSDGRALRFDAVVLATGYRAGLSEFLDGAERYTDAGGRPRWQSAPAEAPGLFFVGYCKPRAGTLLDIAREAPQVAEHIAELLGAGRPGPRRARGGEAVGGRVSAV